In the Limanda limanda chromosome 1, fLimLim1.1, whole genome shotgun sequence genome, one interval contains:
- the nxnl2 gene encoding nucleoredoxin-like protein 2: MVEVFTGRTLLNKDGDFVDPEEALRNKVVGIYFSAGWCPPCRDFTPVLCDFYTELVEEGEPPAQFEIVFVSSDKSSDDMVEYYHDMHGDWLALPWTDEYKHELKQRFNITAVPKLVIVKENGEVITEKGRKQIRDRGLACFRTWLDAAEVFQNFNG, translated from the exons ATGGTGGAGGTGTTCACCGGGAGGACCCTCCTCAACAAGGACGGGGACTTCGTGGACCCGGAAGAGGCGCTGAGGAACAAGGTGGTGGGGATCTACTTCTCCGCCGGGTGGTGTCCGCCCTGTCGGGACTTCACCCCCGTGCTGTGCGACTTCTACAcggagctggtggaggagggagagccTCCGGCCCAGTTCGAGATCGTGTTCGTCTCCTCCGACAAGTCCAGCGACGACATGGTGGAGTATTACCACGACATGCACGGAGACTGGCTGGCTCTGCCCTGGACGGACGAATACAAACA TGAGTTGAAGCAGCGTTTCAATATCACGGCGGTGCCCAAACTGGTGATCGTGAAGGAGAACGGTGAGGTGATCACGGAAAAGGGCCGGAAACAGATCAGAGACCGAGGCCTGGCCTGCTTCAGGACCTGGCTGGACGCTGCAGAGGTCTTTCAGAACTTTAATGGTTAG
- the gng10 gene encoding guanine nucleotide-binding protein G(I)/G(S)/G(O) subunit gamma-10, translating to MTSNSNLSNMRRLVEQLKLEASVERIKVSQAAAELQQYCLQNAGKDALLVGVPTGSNPFREPRSCAVV from the exons ATGACCTCTAATTCCAATTTATCCAACATGCGGCGTCTGGTGGAACAACTGAAGCTTGAGGCCAGTGTGGAACGAATCAAG GTGTCCCAGgcggctgcagagctgcagcagtaCTGTCTGCAGAACGCGGGCAAAGACGCCCTGCTGGTGGGAGTCCCCACAGGCAGCAACCCCTTCAGGGAGCCCCGCTCCTGTGCTGTCGTGTGA
- the rxfp3 gene encoding relaxin-3 receptor 1, whose amino-acid sequence MSGEFTGGLYEDSAGTGINFSFVFNSTNSSTSSDSFHLSDAGKAEFVGDGAAVVRIIISVIYSLVCALGLVGNLLVLYLMKSKRVWKKSSINLFVTSLAVTDFQFVLTLPFWAVENALDFTWLFGKAMCKIVSYVTAMNMYASVFFLTAMSVARYWSLASALKGRRRRTHCCSARGITLLIWVAAVSAALPHAVFSTTVSVSNEDLCLVKFPEANGSAQFWLGLYHSQKVLLGFVVPLGIICACYLLLLRFITSKHSNSSSAKRRAKVTKSVTIVVLSFFLCWLPNQALTAWGILIKLNVVHFSYEYYTTQVYVFPVSVCLAHSNSCLNPILYCLMRREFRKALRKLFWQVTSPTLTTIRPITATTKPETDGQGRVLVPLSAPGEAPVVFYPPGAVMYNDRRDLPRNST is encoded by the coding sequence ATGTCTGGAGAATTTACCGGAGGTCTGTACGAGGACTCGGCGGGAACAGGGATTAACTTCAGCTTCGTGTTCAACTCGAccaactcctccacctcctccgacAGCTTCCACCTGTCAGACGCAGGGAAAGCGGAGTTCGTGGGAGATGGAGCCGCGGTGGTGCGGATCATCATCTCAGTCATCTACTCTCTGGTGTGCGCGCTGGGTCTGGTCGGGAACCTTCTGGTCCTGTACCTGATGAAGTCCAAGCGCGTTTGGAAGAAATCCTCCATCAACCTCTTCGTGACCAGTCTGGCGGTGACGGACTTCCAGTTCGTGCTGACTCTGCCCTTCTGGGCGGTGGAGAACGCGCTGGACTTCACCTGGCTCTTCGGCAAAGCCATGTGCAAGATCGTGTCCTACGTGACGGCCATGAACATGTACGCCAGCGTGTTCTTCCTCACGGCCATGAGCGTGGCCCGGTACTGGTCCCTGGCCTCGGCGCTGAAGGGCCGGCGGCGCAGGACGCACTGCTGCTCGGCCCGCGGCATCACGCTCCTCATCTGGGTCGCCGCGGTCTCCGCCGCGCTGCCGCATGCGGTCTTCTCCACGACCGTCAGCGTGTCCAACGAGGACCTGTGTCTGGTCAAGTTCCCCGAAGCCAACGGGAGCGCACAGTTCTGGCTCGGGCTGTACCACTCCCAGAAGGTGCTGCTGGGCTTCGTGGTGCCCCTGGGCATCATCTgcgcctgctacctgctcctgCTGCGCTTCATCACCTCCAAGCACAGCAACTCCTCCAGCGCCAAGCGACGCGCCAAGGTCACCAAGTCCGTGACCATCGTGGTGCTgtccttcttcctctgctggCTGCCCAACCAGGCGCTCACAGCCTGGGGCATCCTCATCAAGCTCAACGTGGTCCACTTCAGCTACGAGTACTACACCACGCAGGTGTACGTGTTCCCCGTGTCCGTGTGCCTGGCGCACTCCAACAGCTGCCTGAACCCCATCCTGTACTGCCTGATGAGGCGGGAGTTCAGGAAAGCGCTGAGGAAACTCTTCTGGCAGGTGACCTCGCCGACCCTCACCACCATCAGGCCGATCACAGCCACGACCAAGCCGGAGACAGACGGACAGGGACGCGTCCTGGTCCCCCTGAGCGCGCCCGGGGAGGCCCCTGTTGTGTTTTATCCTCCGGGAGCAGTGATGTACAATGACAGGAGAGATCTGCCACGGAACAGCACTTAG
- the btc gene encoding probetacellulin isoform X1 — protein MAKVYRLYVAIITALALCKYCIAEGNATVESTNRTIENCHHHGNRDNCTEDPRDREPWSGHFSRCPEELVHYCIHGECRYIEEQKAPSCRCHQGYMGSRCGYLDLDWRKGEKQQIIIACVIGGLVLLILLIVFICICSHRSSRLCRWRGRRREEPRNESEKLGMMDTTAMHTVSTETPETNTI, from the exons ATGGCCAAGGTGTATAGACTCTATGTGGCAATAATAACAG CTCTGGCCTTATGCAAATACTGCATCGCAGAGGGCAACGCCACGGTGGAGTCCACCAATCGAACTATAGAGAACTgtcatcaccatggcaacagagaCAATTGCACAG AAGACCCAAGAGATAGAGAGCCATGGAGCGGCCACTTCTCCAGATGTCCTGAAGAACTAGTGCACTACTGTATCCACGGGGAGTGTCGTTACATTGAAGAACAGAAGGCACCGTCTTGCAG GTGTCACCAGGGTTACATGGGCTCCAGGTGTGGATATTTGGACCTGGACTGGCggaaaggagagaaacagcaaATCATAATTGCATGCGTCATTGGCGGGCTCGTGCTGCTCATTCTTCTCATAGTGTTCATCTGCATCTGTTCACA TCGTAGCAGCAGATTGTGTCGATGGAGGGGCAGACGGAGGGAAGAACCGAGGAACGAGTCCGAGAAGCTCGGCATGATGGATACCACAGCGATGCACACGGTCTCAACAGAGACACCTGAAACAAACACTATTTGA
- the btc gene encoding probetacellulin isoform X2, whose amino-acid sequence MAKVYRLYVAIITALALCKYCIAEGNATVESTNRTIENCHHHGNRDNCTDPRDREPWSGHFSRCPEELVHYCIHGECRYIEEQKAPSCRCHQGYMGSRCGYLDLDWRKGEKQQIIIACVIGGLVLLILLIVFICICSHRSSRLCRWRGRRREEPRNESEKLGMMDTTAMHTVSTETPETNTI is encoded by the exons ATGGCCAAGGTGTATAGACTCTATGTGGCAATAATAACAG CTCTGGCCTTATGCAAATACTGCATCGCAGAGGGCAACGCCACGGTGGAGTCCACCAATCGAACTATAGAGAACTgtcatcaccatggcaacagagaCAATTGCACAG ACCCAAGAGATAGAGAGCCATGGAGCGGCCACTTCTCCAGATGTCCTGAAGAACTAGTGCACTACTGTATCCACGGGGAGTGTCGTTACATTGAAGAACAGAAGGCACCGTCTTGCAG GTGTCACCAGGGTTACATGGGCTCCAGGTGTGGATATTTGGACCTGGACTGGCggaaaggagagaaacagcaaATCATAATTGCATGCGTCATTGGCGGGCTCGTGCTGCTCATTCTTCTCATAGTGTTCATCTGCATCTGTTCACA TCGTAGCAGCAGATTGTGTCGATGGAGGGGCAGACGGAGGGAAGAACCGAGGAACGAGTCCGAGAAGCTCGGCATGATGGATACCACAGCGATGCACACGGTCTCAACAGAGACACCTGAAACAAACACTATTTGA